CTTATGGATTTAATGAGTTTAGAAAATATAGGAGACTTAATAAAGGCAATACAATCAAAAACAGACAACAAATAGTCTCACCAGGCTATCACATATAATTATGAATTACAAAAACACATTAAAACCCGTATTAGATTTTATATTAGCATTCACCATATTAACACTGCTAGCTCCCATACTTATTGCAACCACTATATTACTATACTTTTTAAATGATGGTAAACCTTTTTTTTATCAAAGACGTCCTGGTAAAAATGAAAAGATTTTTAACATCATCAAGTTTAAAACCATGAATGATAAAACGGATGCCCATGGTAAACTATTACCCGATACGGAGCGTTTAACAAAAATAGGCCAGCTAGTAAGAAAAACATCCATAGATGAAGTACCCCAACTTCTAAATGTTTTAAAAGGAGACATGTCTATAGTAGGCCCGCGCCCCTTATTAGTGCAATATTTACCTTACTACACACCCATCGAAAAGAAAAGACATACAATGCGACCTGGTATTACCGGATTAGCCCAAGTGAATGGTAGAAATTTTATAGATTGGGATACAAAACTTAAATACGATGTAGAATATGTTGAAAACGCTTCTTTAAAATTAGATCTAAACATCCTACTAAAAACCATCTACAAAGTAGTGGCTTCCAAAGACGTTTCTGTAGACACCACTAAAGTAGAAACCTACCTGGATGTACTAAGGTCAAATAAAAAAAGCTAGGATTACAAATTAAATGATACGCTTTATTTGTTAAACGCATATTTTCTGTAAGATGGAAAAAAACTAATTCTACTTTCTTTCTTGGCTTCTACAGATATGCCCTCTTCCGTAACAACATTACTATTAAGCAAACCTTCTAATATCTTGTACATTTTTTTATTAATAATCTTCCTGCCCGTATAAAAAATTAAATCTTTATCATCGGGAAAGAACGATTTTTTATATTGGTAAAGACTATCCCCGTCGCTTCTACCACCTCCTAGCAAATAGTATTCATAATGATGGGCTCTAGCCCATTTTAAAACTTCTATTTTTAAGAAATCATTAGGTCGCATGTTGAAGTATTCTGATAATGTACCACCTAGAAACGAATAAAGCGTTTTTCCTGAAATCAATATCAACTCCGTTGAGATGGCTACACCATCTTTAAAAACAATGGCAATCATAAAATTATTACCACTTAACTTTATAATATTTTCAAAATATGCCATAGAATAATGGTACTCTTGATCCGCACCTATACGAGACATCGTTTGGTTGTAAATATCATAAAATTGCTTAATATCAGAACGAGATAAGTCCTGATATAGAAATTGTATCTTCAAATTTTCTTTGGCACTCTTTCGGTAATTATTTCTAACTTTTTGTTTAAAATTCTGCCACTGAATATCCGCTTCTTTAATCGCGCCATTCACGTTAGTTAACGTGGGTACTAACTTCCCAGAATAAAAATGAAAATTATGATTCAGACTAAAACGTATAAATTCAGAGACCACATCATGCTCTTTATACCAAGCATCCACAAGTTCCCAGAATTTAATAAGATAGCCGCGAGACATGTTTTCATTAAAAAGGGGACCACTATACCCATAGGGTGAAATCACATCATAATAGGTTTGATTATTTTTTGAGAAAGGAATTTTTCTAAAGATAATAGGCATTAATATTAAAACCTTACCAGTAGCGTCAACTAGTGTGAAATATTTTAAGAGATCACTACTCCCCTCTGAAACATTGGAGAACCAAATTTTATAAAAAGGATTGATAACATCAAAAGACTCTACATACTTAAGATATAAATTTAAATCCTCGTCATTTACTATTCTATGTACTTTTAACTCCATGTATTTAAATTAGTTGCTTAATTAATCCCTCTATTTCAACTAAATCTTTAATAATATAATGCGGTGCTTCAAAAGTGTCCTTTTTAGAAAACGATTGTTTATGGATATTTTTACCATTATCTAAAAGGCATACAGTATGCCAACCCAACTTATTCGGAGCAATAAAATCCTTACGGGTATTATCACCCACATATATATACTGTTTAGAAGTACCGTAGGCATCTACAAAATACTTAAAATTATTAATATGGGGTTTTTCAGAACCAAATTCTTCAGATATAATAACGGCATCAAAATAAGAAGAAAGCCCCAATGCGCTAATCTTGTTTCGTTGCTGTATACTACGCCCGTCGGTTATTAATCCCATTTTAAATACGTCTCTTTTTAAATTTTCTAACAATTTTTGGATGCTATTCGATAATGAAATATCTGGTTTGTGCTGCCTATAAATATTCAGCAAACCTTTAATTTCTACATCTTTAATACGATGCATTTCAAGAATCCCTTCAAAAACATTTAAACCCTTATCATACAAACAAACCATATCTGAATAAATGAGAGGATATAAGCTGTTGCATGTACTGGCTAAGTATTGCGCTATTTCTTTATAAGCCGATTTTAAAAAATCGATCTCATGATACAAAGTGTCATCTAAATCGAATACAACTACTAAATTATTCTTTATAATCATGAACTAATACTTCGTTATCATACCTAAGCATTAACAAATTGTCTTCCCAAGCATCATAGAAAGCAATGTCTTTATTAAAAAGATATTCCTCTATAATCCATTTGGGGTAATTGGCACCTGCGGCATATGCCAAAGGGAACCCGCCTCCAAATCGCGCATTAATTTCAATACCATATATTTTATCTTTACTCAAATGTTTAAAAAATTGAGCGGTAAGGCAACCTATGGCGCCGTCAATATAACTTAAATGCTCTTTGATATAATCTACCAAAACATTTCTTTTAGTAATACCTTTATTTACTTCGCCATCCCGTACCTCAATACGTTGTCTTGGCACCACCGATTTTAAATAATGATTTTTATCATAATACAAATCACAAGTAAACTCTTCGTACTTAGAATGATCTAAATATTCTAAAAACATCAAGTTTTCATTTTTAAAATGATATTCTGTTAAATCTTCATGACTATTAATAATAAAAGTATCCACACTTCTACTCCCATTAAAAGGTTTTATAAATAAGGGTAATTTATAATCGTATTTAGAATACTCTTTGGCTACTTTAATATTATTTTCAATAAAAAAGGAACTCATTTGGCGTTTGTCTCTACAAATATTTATAAAATCATGAGACGCTACTATGGGAGTGATACCGTTTTTTATTAAAAGCTGTTTATTTTGTGCTAGCAAAAGTAATTCAGTATCAATAGTAGGAATAATGAGTTTGATGTTATTCTGAAGGCATACATTTATAAGCAAATTTAAATAATCAGAATCTGTAACCAAAGGAAGCTGAAAAGCACCATCGGACACACGGCATGCAGATGATAAACTAATATTAAAATCGGTAGTCATAACCTTCCCCTCGGGTATGAGTGTTTTTAGTTCTTTTTGAAAAGCTTTTACTAGAGAAACACGTCTTCCTGCTGATGTAATTAATATATTCATTACTATGTTGTTTTTAGAAACCTGAGACAAACATACGCAAAGAAATTAAATGTAAAAAAATCATACGGCCATTTAAAGTTGTTCATGCTTAATTATATAGTTTGAAATTAATTTTGATATGATATTCCGGGCATTATTATTCCAGTGCTTATCATAAATTAATGTAGTAGGTGTTTTAGATTTTTTAAATGCCTCGCCAAAATCAATAAATTTAAACTTATGGATATCTAAATAGTTTAGAAATGTCGGAGGGGTAATAGATGCGTCTAAAAGCAAAACAAATCTGTTTTTGTCATAGCCATAGTTTGTAACTAAACTTTCAAAATTTGCTATATATTCAGTTTCTAATTCATTATAGCGTTTTTTTTCTTTATCTGGGTGAATCAATGAAACACTCTGTTGTTCTTCAGAAAATAGGTTTTGGGCAAACGCTCTAGGAACATCAAAAAAACCTATATGTTGTAAATAAACTACTAATTTTATTTGTCTTAGCGCTTTATAAGCTGGAGATTCAAAAATCATCCGGTCTTGCACTACGTGATATTCTCCACGAGTTAAATCATTTTCAAATTTAATACCTAAAAAAACATAATCAATGAAATCAAACTGCGCTTTGTATTGCTTTATTAAATGCAGCTGATCAGCCAAATCATAGCCAGCATAGCCATACTCATACACTTCGATGCCTTTTAATTGGTTTTCAATTTTAGCACCTATAGAATTATAATAATTTTGATGAAAACCTTCTATAAACGAATCCCCCACCAAAGCGAGTTCAACCTTATCTTGGGTAGGATTAAATTCACGATATGAATTATAGCCCGAGGTATTAATGTGATACTCCGAAAAATTTTGACGCCTGTTACCTGTTACTGAGAAACCGCTTTGGTTGGGCATCCACTTTTCTACACCGTAAGTATCTACATAACGAACCGGGTAATCTTTAGTAAGGTGAAAAACACGCACTAAAACCTCCAAACTTATTACAAGAAGTACGCTATATAGTAAGATCTTTAAAACTAATTTCTTCATCTGCTTTAAAATTGAAAATAAATAAAGGAGCGATCCACATGATTATCATAAAACAATAACATCACCAAGATAACAACGGTATACATAACAAAACGAAGCACTTGAGACTTAAACTTAAAGGGTGCACGTTCATCTTTACGGATAATATACTCGTAAACTACAAATAATATCATTAATATATAGTAATCAAGCATCCGATACCCCATAGGATGGCTATAAGCTTCATACGAAAAATGGGAAAAGATTCTATCTATAAAACCAAAAGCATCCGTTATAGACTCCGATCTAAAAAATATTCTGGAAAAGCTAACAATTGAAAACGTTAACAACACCTGCCCCACTTCTGTTAAACTCGGGAAGACCGTGTGCTCCCCTACTACGGTATCTTTATAAATTGCATTTCTACCCATCAAAAATACAGGTATAAACACCAAAGCATGAAAAGCCCCCCAAAAAATAAAGGTCCAATTGGCACCATGCCAAAACCCACTCACTAAAAATACAATACAGATATTCCTAACAGCTTTTAACTTACTCACCTGGGACCCTCCTAATGGAATATACAAATAATGCCTAAACCATGTAGATAACGAGACATGCCAGCGTTGCCAATATTCGGCGACATTTCTAGAAAAATGAGGAAATTTAAAGTTAGACATCAGTTCGATTCCAAAAAGCTTAGCGGTACCAATGGCAATGTCCGAATAGCCACTAAAATCACCATACACTTGAAAACTAAACATCACCACTCCTAAAATAAGTGTAGAAGCTGGATACTGGGAATAGTTTGTGAAAATATCATCAACCATAGGAGCTAATGCATCTGCAATAACCACTTTTTTAAATAAACCCCAAAGTATAAGCTTTAAACCACTTACAATTTGATCGTAATTAAAACGCCGTGTATGTAATATTTGAGATAGTAAGTTAGAAGCTCTTTCAATAGGTCCTGCTACTAACTGTGGAAAAAAACTAACAAAGGCAGCGAAGGATAGAAAATCGTTTGTAGGTTTTAGCTTTTTGTAATAAACATCAAAAGAATAAGACATGGTTTGAAACGTGTAAAACGATATCCCTACTGGTAAAATAACTTGAAGCGTCCAAGTACTTTGAACGTGGTAACCCGATAATGCCACCATATCTACCCATGAGTCTACAAAAAAATTATAGTATTTAAAAAACCCTAATAAGCTTAAATTAAAAACCACACTTACCCAAAGCCAGGATTTGCGTTTGGTTTTTTCTTCTAAACCATCAATTTTTAGGGCTACAAAGTAATCGACGATGGTGCTTAGTAAAATTAAAGAGAGAAAACGCCAATCCCATAATCCATAGAACACATAACTAGCTACCAAAATTAAAACATTTTGAGCTTTTAAGTGTTTTTTAAAAACAAACCAATAGAGAGAGAAAACAATAGGAAGAAATATAAAAAATTCTAAAGAATTAAATAGCATAAAAAAATATAATAATAGAATTAGAGAGGTATATTTTCACAAACATCTCGCTTTAATAAAAACTCAACAAAAATACCCTTTAAAAGGCTGATTAAATCTTTAACCTACATATTTTGCAAAAAAATTCTTTTTAATTCTAAAGTTACTTCATCATTTGTATTGTTATATCGTTTTTATATAAATGTCATAAAAAAGCCAGCTTCATAGGAAACTGGCTTTTTTATAACATTTTGTATTTAACTACATATCATTAAAAATAGAGTGCATTAATCGTTTTTTATCATTGATGCTTTCTTCTAAAGAAATCATAGTTTCGGTTCTATAAACCCCTTCTATTTCATCTAGCTTAAATATAATTTCCTTAGCATGTTCGGTACTTCGTGCTCTAATTTTACAGAAAATATTAAACTTCCCTGTGGTTATATGTGCTACTGTTACAAAAGCAATTTCATTAATACGTTCAAGTACAAACTTTGTTTGTGATGTATTATTTAAATATAGGCCCACATATGCGATAAATGAATAGCCTAGTTTTTTGTAATCTAACATCAATGAAGAGCCTTTTATAATCCCCTGCTCTTCCATTTTTTTAACACGTACATGAACGGTACCTGCCGATATTAGTAATTTTTTTGCGATATCTGTAAACGGAATTCTAGTGTTATCTATTAACATGTCTAGAATTTGATGATCTATATCGTCTAATTTAATTTTCCCCATAATTAATTATTCTTAAATATTAATCAAAATTAATACATTTTCACTAATAATTATACATAATCTGCACACTTTATTTCACTAATAATGATATTTTCTCATTATCTATCATTACGAAATCGATTTCGTTATCAACTTCCAATAATTCACCTTTTAAATTAAAAACAGTCCGTTTATTTGCTTGAATTATTTTATGAGCATAAAAAGTATCTAAATTTTCTATCCTTTCTACTTTAGGTATAAAATGAACCTTTTTATCTATTAATTTTTCTTGGTATTGAATGCCAATGTCTGTTATAATTTCATTTTCACCCCTAATTATTTTGGCATTTTTTATAATAATATCTAAAAAACATTTCTCATTTTCCGGAATTTTAAGATAAGATTCATAATTAACTCCAGACACGTCATTTTTTGAAATATAATCTAAAGAAGCGATATAAGCCATATAAATAAACCTTCTGGTCTCTTCTCTCCCATAATCGTTATGATAATGCCCTGCTTCAAACAAAATAGTTGGGGTGTTTTCACTTTGAAACGTATCTCCAACACAGTTTATATTAAACGCATCATCATACACTCCTACTTGATTAGGAATAACCTCTTGTAAAACCTTATTCATAACCCCGATAACTTCCATAGCAACCTTTCTATTAGGTGTTATAGTACAGGCTTCATCTTGAGCTGGTGCTAAAAACGATACAGTTGCAGGCTTATTTGTTTTTCCGACACTAAAAATAGTGCGTTGTCCATGCAGGTTATAGCAATAATGAGGTTTAAAAGCATTAAAAGCATCACGCAACACGTTACTTTCGGGTTGAGTTAACTCTTGAGCATCTCTATTTAAATCTACCTGGTTTGCATTAATTCGGGTATATGCTTGTGCTCCATCTGGACTTAAAATGGGAATTATATATAAAGTACAGTTGTTTAAAATATGATTTACCGAAGAATCGCCGCTTAAAAGAGTGTTTAAGAGATCAAATAAAGCTTTAGTAGTGGTCGATTCATTGCCATGCATTTGAGACCACATAAGGATGCGTTTGTCGCCACAACCAATTTTAATTCCGTGGATAGGGTTGTTTAAAACAGAGTTTCCAATAGTTTCAACATGTAGTTTATAAGACATGTTTTCCAATAAAGGCGCTAAGTGCTTATTAGTAATATAACGGTGATTTAAATCAGGTTCTTTGTATTTTAAAAACAATGATTTTATGTGTTCTGTTTGCATTATAGAAATTTAGAATACAAATGTAAACAATTATGAATTTACAAATGTAAACGAAAAATTACACCTCTTTGTTTACAATGTTATACGTGTTTAGCCTTGATTTAGTTAACATTGTAAACATGTAATTCATAATACATAAAAAACAATTTAAAACAGCTGTTTTTCAGTGATTTACATGACTTAATATAAAGCTTTTATTTAAATTATAAAAATATTTTGTGTTTTTTTACTTTCTATGCCATGAAGTATTATTACATTTGTAAATAATAATACATTTGTAACATTTACAATGATAAACACCGAAGCTTTTACTAAAAGACTCCAGCAAGTAATAGATTATTACAGCGAAACAGCGTCTTCTTTTGCTGAAAAAATTGGTGTACAACGCTCGAGTATTTCACATATCTTATCTGGTAGAAACAAACCAAGTTTGGAGTTTGTTTTAAAAATAACCCATGCATTTCCAGAAGTTGAATTGCTATGGTTATTAAATGGCAAAGGCGAATTTCCTTCAACACTTAAAACGATTCAATTAAATACTACAACACCATCTCCTCCGGTTATTGAGAAAAAAATAGCATCTGAAATAAAACATGAAATCAGGGAGGAAATAAAACAGGATAAAACAATAGAACGCATTGTTATTTTTTATTCTGACGGAAGTTTTAAAAATTTCCAGAATTAACTAGTTAAGTTTAGTAATTTTGTAATGAAATTTTTTATTATGAAATTATTCTACCTTTTACTTTTATTTAGTTTTTTTAGCTGCTACGAAACCACGCGTAATTGTACCGATTATAAAACGGGTACGTATTACAGCGAGGTAACCATCGATGGCGAGTTATTTAAATCAAAATTTAAACGCGACGAAACATTGCAAATTGAAGTTTATAATAGCAAGACGGATTCGTCTCAATTACGCTGGATAAATAATTGTGAGGTTATTTTTAAAACCATAAACCCTAAAAATATGGCAGAACAAAAAGATATTCATTTGAAAATTTTAACGACTACCGATTCATCTTACACCTATGAATATTCATATGTAGGTGAGACTAAAAAACAAAAAGGGGTTGCTTATAAAATAGATGCTAATTAAAAGGGTATAAAAACGATTCTGCTAAATTAAATTTTAGTTGCTTGTCTTCGGTTATTTCATAGGTTATAAATAGTTCACCCCAATAACGTCCATCTGAGAAATCGGCTATAATCCATTTGTGATTCAATAGTTTAACGGTATTAATCATCATGCGCTTGCCTTCTTCAGAAGCATACGGAATTATAGGGTGCTCGCCTTTTTCTTCGTTCAATTTATAAAGTTCATCTTTTATTAAAAGAACCAACTCCGACACATTATAACCTTGGTTTTCAAAATAACTCATAGCATCTTCATTTCTTTCTAAATTGAAATGCGATAAATCTAAATTTTCATCTTGTAAAACAGCTACCGAGTCTTTGCATCGTTCTAACTGTATTTTGTAACCATCTAGTTTACGGTCCATATCTTCAAAAACACGTTTAGCATTCACATACTGAAATAACACCAGTAATATGGAAAAAACGAATAAATACATAAAAATTTTCTGTCTCATTTTTGTAAACTTTAAATTGTTATTTGTAAACCATCGTAAGCTAAAAATACATTTTTTGGAAGTAATTTTTCAACGTCATCATGAAAGCCTAACATATGACTAATATGTGTTAGGTAAGCCTTTTCTGGTTTTACTTTATTAATAAATTGAAGCGCTTCTTCTAAGTTAAAATGCGATTGATGTGGTTCTATTCTTAAAGCATTAACTACAAGCACTTTTACATTTTTTATTTTTTCAATTTCTTTTTCTTTCACCGTTTTCATATCGGTTAAATACGCAAAGTCTTTAAATTTAAAACCAAAAACCTGTAATGTGTCATGTTTACCATTTACAGGAATTACTTCTAAATTATTTAAAATAAAAGGTTTGTTTTTTATTCGATTGGTAATAACGGAAGGCGCTCCTGGATATTTGTTTTTTGTAGTAAATATATAATCGAATCGTATTTTTAGCGATTTCAAAACCCGTTTGTGTGCATAAATAGAAATATCGCCTTGTTTGAAATAAAAAGGACGAATGTCGTCTAAACCCGAGGTATGATCGGAATGTTCGTGGGTGTATAAAACACCATCTACCTTAGTACACCCAGCACGTAACATTTGATACCTAAAATCCGGTCCGCAATCTACCACATAGGTAAACTCATCCCATTCTACCAATACTGAAACACGTAAACGTTTATCCTTTTTGTTATTGCTTAAACAAACAGGATGCGTACTTCCTATTATGGGAATACCTTGCGAAGTTCCAGTACCTAAAAATGTTATTTTCAAAAAATTAATATTTACTATTCTTTTAGTTTATTTTCACCTAATCGCTTGTTTTTAAAATTTTTTTTTAGTGAAAACAACCATACTTACAATAATCAATAATTTATTATGAACAATTTTATAGAAACAAAAAAATAATTGAGTCATTTTACATGTTCCTTAAAAGGATTCATATCTACCAACAAAATTAGAGTTATTTTTTTATTTGCTTCTATTATTTGATACCTTTGTTTACATAATTAAAGTAACCCAAACCGTAACATGGAAATTACCTTAAAGGGAGATAGAGAATTTGAAGAAATTCCATCATTAAAAACCAAAGCCCTCCGCATTAACCTAAATGAAAACATTTACGGTACGTTTGCCGAAATTGGAGCAGGACAAGAAACAAGTCGGCATTTCTTTAGAGCTGGTGGTGCCTCTGGCACTATAGCGAAAGCAATGTCTGCTTATGACAAGGCTTTTAGTGATGCTATTTATGGAGCGGAAGATGATGGTCGCTATGTTACAGAACCTCGTTTAAGAAAAATGCTTAACCACGAGATTGATCTTATTGAGAAACGCCTTTCTAGAAAAGATTACCCTAACAAAATGTTTTTCTCTTTTGCTAATACGGTTACTACCATCGATTTTGCAAAACAGTTTAAAGGTCATGGCTGGATTGGTATCAAATACCAAATAGAACCAAACCAAGAATATAATGACATTATTTTGCACATCCGTTTTAAAGAAACTGATGGAAGGCTTCAACAAGAAACACTGGGCGTAATTGGCACTAACTTAATTTATGGTGCTTTTTATAAATACAATGAGCCCAAAAAATTACTTCGTTATTTATATGACCATTTAGATAAAGATCAGTTAGAAATTGACACTGTTAATTTTTCTGGACCTTTATTCAAGAATGTTGATAACCGGTTAATGAGTTTACAATTGGTTAAAAATAACATGACCGATGCGGTTATGTTTGGTCCAGATGGTAAAAACGTATTACCTGCTCGTATATTTTATAAAAAAAATATTTTAGCTTTTAGAGGTAGCTTTAGACCTGTAACACAAGTAAACATGGATATGTATGAAAACGCATATAAAATGTTTATTGCAGAAAAAAAAGTAGACCCCGACAACACCGAAGTTGTGTTTGAAATAACTCTTTCTAACTTACGAGCAGAAGGTGAAATAGACGAACAAGATTTCATGGACAGAGCAGATTTGTTATGCTCTCTAGGACACTCTGTTATGATATCCAACTTCCAGGAATACTATAAGGTTGTTGAGTACTTTTCTAATTACTCAAAAGCCAGAATGGGTCTTGCTATGGGTGTCAATAATTTGGTAGATATTTTTGATGAAAAATATTACCGTCACTTAAGCGGAGGTATTTTAGAGGCTTTTGGGAAGTTATTCTTTAAAGATTTGAAAGTTTACTTATACCCTATGATAGATGTTGAGACAGGTGAATTAATAAACAGTGAAAACCTAAAAGTTTATCCGCGTATGAAAGAATTGTATAAATTCTTTAAATACAACGGAAAAGTTATTGATATTAAAGATTTCGACACCAAATGTTTAACCATATTCTCAAGGGAAATTTTAAACCAAATTAGTAACGGTGAAAGAGGATGGGAAAATATGTTGCCTGAAGGTGTTGCCGATTTAATTAAAGATTACCGTATGTTTGGCTATACAAGGAAGCCCTTGGTATTACCTAAACGAAAGAAATACACCAAATAAAATTATAAATCCTTCTTAACAAATTTAAGAAGGATTTTTTTTACCCTATTATTTGAGAGGCATGTATTTTTGCTTTTACTGCATCTATAACGCGCTCTACTACACCAGCTTCATCAATTATAAATGTTTTACGATGAATGCCATCAAAGGTACGACCCATAAATTTTTTCGGCCCCCACACTCCAAACGCTTGAATCATCACTTTATCTGTATCCGCTATTAAAGGATATTGAAAATCATGTTTCTTTTTAAAGTTTGATTGCTTTTTCTGAGTATCTGCACTAACTCCTAATATTTCATAACCGGCCTCCGCTAATTCTTTATAATGATCTCTTAAATTACAAGCTTCGATAGTACACGTTGGTGTACTTGCTGCTGGATAAAAGAATACGACTAACTTTTTTCCTTTATAATCAGATAATTTTATAATGTTTCCTTGTTCATCAAATACTTCAAAATTTGGTACTTGGTCTCCTTGCTTTAATGTGTTCATAATGTTAACTTTGATTTTAACAAAAATACAACATGACAAAGGAAAACAAGGTTAAATTTGTAATAAAAACACTCCAAGAATTATATCCAACCATCCCCATTCCATTGGACCATAAAGATCCATATACGCTATTAATAGCTGTTTTAATGTCTGCACAAAGTACAGACGTTCGTGTAAATCAAATAACGCCTTTATTATTTGAGAAAGCTGATAATCCATACGATATGGTTAAGCTTTCAGTTGAAGAAATTCGAGAAATCATAAAACCAGTCGGACTATCCCCCATGAAAAGCAAAGGCATTCACGGGCTTTCACAAATTTTAATTGAAAAGTATAACGGCGAAGTGCCTCAAAGTTTCGAAGCTTTAGAAACTTTCCCAGCCGTGGGACACAAAACAGCCAGTGTAGTCATGTCGCAAGCGTTTGGTGTACCCGCTTTTCCTGTAGACACCCACATACATAGGCTTATGTATCGATGGAATTTAAGTAACGGAAAAAATGTGATGCAGACTGAAAAAGATGCCAAACGATTATTTCCTGAAGAACTTTGGAACGATTTGCATCTTCAAATTATTTGGTATGGGCGCCAATATTCTCCAGCAAGAGGCTGGGATTTAGAAAAAGACATCATTACAAAAACCATTGGTAGACAATCGGTAATTAATTCCCACCCGCAATCTTTACTCAACAGGAAGTAAACAATAACTAATTCTTTTCTTTTGTAAAAAGTAAAGAATATAAAATTAAAAAGCCCTAATTAATTAACAATTAGGGCTTTTCACCACTCAGTTTAAAAGCGCTTCAAACTTGATTTTATTACAACTTATAACACTTAAAGCTTTGGAGTAATTTAAAATAAAATTAACCGTTTCTTGTCTCGGTTCACGTTCGTTCAATTTTTTAATAGAATTTTCAGAGTAAAGTTTTGCCATTTTAATAATTTAAGGTTTAATTTAAGTTATTAAC
The genomic region above belongs to Mariniflexile litorale and contains:
- a CDS encoding helix-turn-helix transcriptional regulator; the encoded protein is MINTEAFTKRLQQVIDYYSETASSFAEKIGVQRSSISHILSGRNKPSLEFVLKITHAFPEVELLWLLNGKGEFPSTLKTIQLNTTTPSPPVIEKKIASEIKHEIREEIKQDKTIERIVIFYSDGSFKNFQN
- a CDS encoding DNA topoisomerase IV — translated: MKLFYLLLLFSFFSCYETTRNCTDYKTGTYYSEVTIDGELFKSKFKRDETLQIEVYNSKTDSSQLRWINNCEVIFKTINPKNMAEQKDIHLKILTTTDSSYTYEYSYVGETKKQKGVAYKIDAN
- a CDS encoding hydrolase encodes the protein MRQKIFMYLFVFSILLVLFQYVNAKRVFEDMDRKLDGYKIQLERCKDSVAVLQDENLDLSHFNLERNEDAMSYFENQGYNVSELVLLIKDELYKLNEEKGEHPIIPYASEEGKRMMINTVKLLNHKWIIADFSDGRYWGELFITYEITEDKQLKFNLAESFLYPFN
- a CDS encoding MBL fold metallo-hydrolase: MKITFLGTGTSQGIPIIGSTHPVCLSNNKKDKRLRVSVLVEWDEFTYVVDCGPDFRYQMLRAGCTKVDGVLYTHEHSDHTSGLDDIRPFYFKQGDISIYAHKRVLKSLKIRFDYIFTTKNKYPGAPSVITNRIKNKPFILNNLEVIPVNGKHDTLQVFGFKFKDFAYLTDMKTVKEKEIEKIKNVKVLVVNALRIEPHQSHFNLEEALQFINKVKPEKAYLTHISHMLGFHDDVEKLLPKNVFLAYDGLQITI
- a CDS encoding TonB-dependent receptor, with the translated sequence MEITLKGDREFEEIPSLKTKALRINLNENIYGTFAEIGAGQETSRHFFRAGGASGTIAKAMSAYDKAFSDAIYGAEDDGRYVTEPRLRKMLNHEIDLIEKRLSRKDYPNKMFFSFANTVTTIDFAKQFKGHGWIGIKYQIEPNQEYNDIILHIRFKETDGRLQQETLGVIGTNLIYGAFYKYNEPKKLLRYLYDHLDKDQLEIDTVNFSGPLFKNVDNRLMSLQLVKNNMTDAVMFGPDGKNVLPARIFYKKNILAFRGSFRPVTQVNMDMYENAYKMFIAEKKVDPDNTEVVFEITLSNLRAEGEIDEQDFMDRADLLCSLGHSVMISNFQEYYKVVEYFSNYSKARMGLAMGVNNLVDIFDEKYYRHLSGGILEAFGKLFFKDLKVYLYPMIDVETGELINSENLKVYPRMKELYKFFKYNGKVIDIKDFDTKCLTIFSREILNQISNGERGWENMLPEGVADLIKDYRMFGYTRKPLVLPKRKKYTK
- the bcp gene encoding thioredoxin-dependent thiol peroxidase, producing the protein MNTLKQGDQVPNFEVFDEQGNIIKLSDYKGKKLVVFFYPAASTPTCTIEACNLRDHYKELAEAGYEILGVSADTQKKQSNFKKKHDFQYPLIADTDKVMIQAFGVWGPKKFMGRTFDGIHRKTFIIDEAGVVERVIDAVKAKIHASQIIG
- the nth gene encoding endonuclease III, whose protein sequence is MTKENKVKFVIKTLQELYPTIPIPLDHKDPYTLLIAVLMSAQSTDVRVNQITPLLFEKADNPYDMVKLSVEEIREIIKPVGLSPMKSKGIHGLSQILIEKYNGEVPQSFEALETFPAVGHKTASVVMSQAFGVPAFPVDTHIHRLMYRWNLSNGKNVMQTEKDAKRLFPEELWNDLHLQIIWYGRQYSPARGWDLEKDIITKTIGRQSVINSHPQSLLNRK